Proteins from a genomic interval of Crassostrea angulata isolate pt1a10 chromosome 7, ASM2561291v2, whole genome shotgun sequence:
- the LOC128155691 gene encoding uncharacterized protein LOC128155691 isoform X1 produces the protein MRFVIDKMSDVSESESCSIHKMPLDRECITHKRRICSGCSIVEHKSCQQFDCSIPLQDFVASVSRVCELIKCQLYMLGKEKHTSENLVKDRCRLFREMIDSMEKRSLQDIDNGYQKQAAQLREYQSKFDCYQNIRSDVEEVENTQNDALRSCLVSKLTAMEKEPQITTLSKMADDFLRMEAPPYLMKFQISEGLEQAILQPRRIGNVSLSNLIQNEKAPEKQQLTDEHEAYQIIPPTAPAYSDFTSLPNYGDIFQGHEARGVLGPTPPLHPMTSTQRVDKPSPDFHTGAKCQPSVQPVQQGIEAIGLSGGPTASPYGHLHGQPYQDPYQELSMGRPEFVHPYQQVNPEPRQIPDSLTSFLSAPDGPPKQLKFLSNIHPRYMNEIDAATISGVCFLENGYVVLSDKSNGAVKVYDDMNVLVMFRKLGHKPYDVTQAPSGDIAVALPKEHSVNILSLRDLSTVPNGWINNHKGKCFGLTSTDTNIFVIWKENDAKEYISVYSSNYTEIRKINVSVERSLAVNPATQDVFYRVLNFGNDQIKCINPFSSDKKKWKVKVPSWKAVIEGLAVLKAGILISTTSAVQFMDFNTQTFTPIMKLKNGGHLAVNRNRSKVALVIDESDSLDDKDDIVGIYDLVY, from the exons ATGAGATTCGTCATAGACAAG ATGTCTGATGTGAGTGAATCTGAAAGTTGTTCCATTCACAAGATGCCCCTCGACCGAGAGTGCATAACGCACAAGAGGCGGATCTGCTCGGGGTGTAGTATCGTCGAGCACAAATCTTGCCAGCAGTTTGATTGTAGTATTCCTCTACAAGACTTCGTAGCATCTGTTTCAAGAGTTTGTGAACTTATCAAATGCCAACTGTACATGTTGGGGAAAGAGAAACACACATCTGAAAATTTGGTGAAGGACAGATGCCGTCTTTTTCGTGAAATGATTGACAGCATGGAGAAACGGTCCTTGCAAGATATTGACAATGGCTATCAGAAACAAGCAGCTCAGCTGCGAGAATATCAAAGTAAATTTGACTGTTATCAAAATATTCGCTCTGATGTTGAAGAAGTTGAGAATACACAAAACGATGCTTTACGTTCTTGTTTGGTGTCAAAACTGACCGCCATGGAGAAAGAGCCACAAATTACAACATTAAGCAAAATGGCAGATGATTTCTTGAGAATGGAAGCCCCGCCTTATCTTATGAAATTTCAAATATCTGAGGGCTTGGAGCAGGCGATTTTACAGCCTAGACGTATTGGCAATGTCTCTTTGTCCAACTTGATTCAAAACGAAAAGGCGCCAGAAAAACAGCAGCTAACAGATGAACATGAGGCGTACCAAATAATTCCACCAACAGCACCTGCGTATTCTGATTTCACCAGCCTTCCAAATTATGGAGATATCTTTCAAGGTCATGAAGCAAGGGGGGTACTAGGACCAACACCTCCTCTTCATCCAATGACATCAACGCAAAGGGTTGATAAACCTTCACCCGACTTTCACACGGGGGCTAAGTGCCAACCTTCAGTGCAGCCCGTACAACAAGGCATTGAAGCAATTGGTCTTTCTGGTGGACCAACGGCATCTCCATATGGTCACCTTCACGGACAACCTTACCAGGACCCATACCAAGAGCTCTCAATGGGTCGTCCCGAATTTGTTCATCCATATCAACAAGTTAATCCTGAGCCAAGGCAGATTCCAGATAGCCTGACATCATTTTTATCAGCTCCAGATGGACCACCGAAGCAACTTAAGTTTCTATCCAACATCCATCCAAGATATATGAATGAGATAGATGCTGCTACAATTTCTGGAGTTTGTTTTCTTGAAAATGGTTATGTTGTTTTGTCCGATAAATCCAATGGCGCGGTTAAAGTCTATGATGACATGAATGTTTTGGTTATGTTTAGAAAGCTTGGTCATAAACCCTATGACGTCACCCAGGCTCCTTCCGGTGATATAGCTGTTGCTTTACCAAAGGAACACAGTGTCAACATACTGTCGTTGCGTGACCTGTCTACGGTTCCCAATGGTTGGATAAATAACCACAAAGGCAAATGCTTCGGTCTAACGTCAACAGATACTAACATATTTGTTATTTGGAAGGAAAACGACGCCAAAGAATACATATCTGTATACAGTAGTAATTACACCGAGATAAGAAAGATCAACGTATCTGTCGAACGCTCGCTGGCTGTCAATCCAGCAACTCAAGATGTATTCTATCGAGTTCTGAATTTCGGAAACGACCAGATTAAATGCATCAACCCCTTTAGTAGTGACAAGAAGAAATGGAAAGTGAAAGTTCCGTCATGGAAAGCGGTAATCGAGGGATTGGCGGTCCTGAAGGCTGGAATCTTGATCTCAACGACTTCAGCCGTACAGTTTATGGACTTTAACACCCAGACCTTCACCCccattatgaaattaaaaaatggtGGCCACTTGGCGGTCAACAGAAATCGCTCTAAAGTAGCTTTGGTGATAGATGAATCAGATTCTTTAGATGACAAGGACGACATTGTGGGGATCTATGATCTcgtatattaa
- the LOC128155691 gene encoding uncharacterized protein LOC128155691 isoform X2: protein MSDVSESESCSIHKMPLDRECITHKRRICSGCSIVEHKSCQQFDCSIPLQDFVASVSRVCELIKCQLYMLGKEKHTSENLVKDRCRLFREMIDSMEKRSLQDIDNGYQKQAAQLREYQSKFDCYQNIRSDVEEVENTQNDALRSCLVSKLTAMEKEPQITTLSKMADDFLRMEAPPYLMKFQISEGLEQAILQPRRIGNVSLSNLIQNEKAPEKQQLTDEHEAYQIIPPTAPAYSDFTSLPNYGDIFQGHEARGVLGPTPPLHPMTSTQRVDKPSPDFHTGAKCQPSVQPVQQGIEAIGLSGGPTASPYGHLHGQPYQDPYQELSMGRPEFVHPYQQVNPEPRQIPDSLTSFLSAPDGPPKQLKFLSNIHPRYMNEIDAATISGVCFLENGYVVLSDKSNGAVKVYDDMNVLVMFRKLGHKPYDVTQAPSGDIAVALPKEHSVNILSLRDLSTVPNGWINNHKGKCFGLTSTDTNIFVIWKENDAKEYISVYSSNYTEIRKINVSVERSLAVNPATQDVFYRVLNFGNDQIKCINPFSSDKKKWKVKVPSWKAVIEGLAVLKAGILISTTSAVQFMDFNTQTFTPIMKLKNGGHLAVNRNRSKVALVIDESDSLDDKDDIVGIYDLVY from the coding sequence ATGTCTGATGTGAGTGAATCTGAAAGTTGTTCCATTCACAAGATGCCCCTCGACCGAGAGTGCATAACGCACAAGAGGCGGATCTGCTCGGGGTGTAGTATCGTCGAGCACAAATCTTGCCAGCAGTTTGATTGTAGTATTCCTCTACAAGACTTCGTAGCATCTGTTTCAAGAGTTTGTGAACTTATCAAATGCCAACTGTACATGTTGGGGAAAGAGAAACACACATCTGAAAATTTGGTGAAGGACAGATGCCGTCTTTTTCGTGAAATGATTGACAGCATGGAGAAACGGTCCTTGCAAGATATTGACAATGGCTATCAGAAACAAGCAGCTCAGCTGCGAGAATATCAAAGTAAATTTGACTGTTATCAAAATATTCGCTCTGATGTTGAAGAAGTTGAGAATACACAAAACGATGCTTTACGTTCTTGTTTGGTGTCAAAACTGACCGCCATGGAGAAAGAGCCACAAATTACAACATTAAGCAAAATGGCAGATGATTTCTTGAGAATGGAAGCCCCGCCTTATCTTATGAAATTTCAAATATCTGAGGGCTTGGAGCAGGCGATTTTACAGCCTAGACGTATTGGCAATGTCTCTTTGTCCAACTTGATTCAAAACGAAAAGGCGCCAGAAAAACAGCAGCTAACAGATGAACATGAGGCGTACCAAATAATTCCACCAACAGCACCTGCGTATTCTGATTTCACCAGCCTTCCAAATTATGGAGATATCTTTCAAGGTCATGAAGCAAGGGGGGTACTAGGACCAACACCTCCTCTTCATCCAATGACATCAACGCAAAGGGTTGATAAACCTTCACCCGACTTTCACACGGGGGCTAAGTGCCAACCTTCAGTGCAGCCCGTACAACAAGGCATTGAAGCAATTGGTCTTTCTGGTGGACCAACGGCATCTCCATATGGTCACCTTCACGGACAACCTTACCAGGACCCATACCAAGAGCTCTCAATGGGTCGTCCCGAATTTGTTCATCCATATCAACAAGTTAATCCTGAGCCAAGGCAGATTCCAGATAGCCTGACATCATTTTTATCAGCTCCAGATGGACCACCGAAGCAACTTAAGTTTCTATCCAACATCCATCCAAGATATATGAATGAGATAGATGCTGCTACAATTTCTGGAGTTTGTTTTCTTGAAAATGGTTATGTTGTTTTGTCCGATAAATCCAATGGCGCGGTTAAAGTCTATGATGACATGAATGTTTTGGTTATGTTTAGAAAGCTTGGTCATAAACCCTATGACGTCACCCAGGCTCCTTCCGGTGATATAGCTGTTGCTTTACCAAAGGAACACAGTGTCAACATACTGTCGTTGCGTGACCTGTCTACGGTTCCCAATGGTTGGATAAATAACCACAAAGGCAAATGCTTCGGTCTAACGTCAACAGATACTAACATATTTGTTATTTGGAAGGAAAACGACGCCAAAGAATACATATCTGTATACAGTAGTAATTACACCGAGATAAGAAAGATCAACGTATCTGTCGAACGCTCGCTGGCTGTCAATCCAGCAACTCAAGATGTATTCTATCGAGTTCTGAATTTCGGAAACGACCAGATTAAATGCATCAACCCCTTTAGTAGTGACAAGAAGAAATGGAAAGTGAAAGTTCCGTCATGGAAAGCGGTAATCGAGGGATTGGCGGTCCTGAAGGCTGGAATCTTGATCTCAACGACTTCAGCCGTACAGTTTATGGACTTTAACACCCAGACCTTCACCCccattatgaaattaaaaaatggtGGCCACTTGGCGGTCAACAGAAATCGCTCTAAAGTAGCTTTGGTGATAGATGAATCAGATTCTTTAGATGACAAGGACGACATTGTGGGGATCTATGATCTcgtatattaa
- the LOC128155296 gene encoding uncharacterized protein LOC128155296 isoform X1, translating to MNGQTTRKVSKLRWCRRPRIPIAVTRGRCFKFLIGLLCTCMVILLVKLYFLGQQKRIENNNSTREKLASVTQRKMIPAKFLQEESCEIETALYYLGNHTNITIENYKDPFANFTPIGGNDWTFSSTVDCLQKTSNFKKSIMERNQFYVGCSKNDVYMNLTHMSSDSTDQVFQFPSNCLRRVISKYCTDNSTVPNIVHYIWFGSLSFEFMHFVSFLSAYKYQNPCMILFFHDMLPSGIWWNLLRQTVPNFVLVRVTPPTHISGRKIKFIQHKADIFRLQILKEYGGIYLDTDQYILRSLDEFRNNECTMGVAHDGSVGSALIIAARNSRFVQKWIESYRSYDPESWGGNSVTMAKRLAEKFPDLVRLHRHHCMFFPHGLVLYNQNYKWSHSYAIHIFKTGHFDMLKSINFDTVQKLNNTIGAFFRYILYDDKELCRT from the exons ATGAACGGACAGACCACGAGGAAAGTTTCCAAATTAAG ATGGTGCAGACGCCCGCGTATTCCTATTGCTGTAACCAG GGGAAGATGTTTCAAATTTCTGATTGGattactatgtacatgtatggtcaTCCTATTGGTAAAGCTTTACTTTCTTGGACAACAAAAGAGAATAGAAAATAACAACAGTACTAGAGAAAAGCTGGCGTCTGTGACCCAAAGGAAAATGATACCAGCAAAGTTTCTTCAAGAAGAGTCTTGTGAGATCGAAACGGCACTCTACTATCTAGGAAACCACACGAATATTACTATAGAGAACTATAAAGACCCATTTGCCA ATTTCACCCCTATTGGCGGCAATGATTGGACATTTTCATCAACTGTGGATTGCCTTCAAAAGACATCtaattttaagaaatcaatTATGGAACGAAACCAATTTTATGTTGGATGTTCAAAGAATGACGTGTACATGAATCTTACACATATGAGTTCCGATTCCACCGACCAAGTGTTTCAATTCCCGAGCAACTGTCTCAGACGGGTTATTTCCAAGTACTGCACAGACAACTCAACAGTGCCAAATATTGTTCACTACATCTGGTTTGGGAGCCTGTCCTTTGAGTTCATGCATTTTGTTAGTTTCTTGAGTGCATACAAGTATCAAAATCCCTGCATGATATTGTTTTTTCACGACATGCTACCATCTGGAATATGGTGGAATTTGCTGCGACAGACAGTTCCGAACTTTGTACTTGTAAGAGTAACCCCGCCTACCCATATCTCAgggagaaaaattaaatttatacaaCACAAGGCGGACATTTTTCGACTTCAAATTCTTAAAG AGTATGGCGGTATATACTTAGATACCGACCAATACATCTTACGGTCGCTAGATGAGTTCAGGAACAACGAATGCACGATGGGAGTGGCCCATGACGGATCGGTAGGTAGTGCGTTAATCATTGCAGCTAGAAATTCCAGATTCGTCCAAAAATGGATTGAGAGTTATCGTTCCTATGATCCAGAGAGCTGGGGAGGTAACTCTGTAACAATGGCAAAGAGACTTGCTGAGAAATTTCCTGATCTAGTTCGACTACATAGACATCATTGTATGTTCTTTCCCCATGGATTGGTTTTGTATAATCAAAACTACAAGTGGTCCCACAGTTATGCGattcatatttttaagacaGGACATtttgatatgttaaagagcATCAACTTTGATACTGTGCAAAAGCTAAATAATACAATCGGTGCTTTTTTCCGATATATTCTGTATGACGACAAAGAACTTTGTCGCACTTGA
- the LOC128155296 gene encoding uncharacterized protein LOC128155296 isoform X2, with protein MNGQTTRKVSKLRGRCFKFLIGLLCTCMVILLVKLYFLGQQKRIENNNSTREKLASVTQRKMIPAKFLQEESCEIETALYYLGNHTNITIENYKDPFANFTPIGGNDWTFSSTVDCLQKTSNFKKSIMERNQFYVGCSKNDVYMNLTHMSSDSTDQVFQFPSNCLRRVISKYCTDNSTVPNIVHYIWFGSLSFEFMHFVSFLSAYKYQNPCMILFFHDMLPSGIWWNLLRQTVPNFVLVRVTPPTHISGRKIKFIQHKADIFRLQILKEYGGIYLDTDQYILRSLDEFRNNECTMGVAHDGSVGSALIIAARNSRFVQKWIESYRSYDPESWGGNSVTMAKRLAEKFPDLVRLHRHHCMFFPHGLVLYNQNYKWSHSYAIHIFKTGHFDMLKSINFDTVQKLNNTIGAFFRYILYDDKELCRT; from the exons ATGAACGGACAGACCACGAGGAAAGTTTCCAAATTAAG GGGAAGATGTTTCAAATTTCTGATTGGattactatgtacatgtatggtcaTCCTATTGGTAAAGCTTTACTTTCTTGGACAACAAAAGAGAATAGAAAATAACAACAGTACTAGAGAAAAGCTGGCGTCTGTGACCCAAAGGAAAATGATACCAGCAAAGTTTCTTCAAGAAGAGTCTTGTGAGATCGAAACGGCACTCTACTATCTAGGAAACCACACGAATATTACTATAGAGAACTATAAAGACCCATTTGCCA ATTTCACCCCTATTGGCGGCAATGATTGGACATTTTCATCAACTGTGGATTGCCTTCAAAAGACATCtaattttaagaaatcaatTATGGAACGAAACCAATTTTATGTTGGATGTTCAAAGAATGACGTGTACATGAATCTTACACATATGAGTTCCGATTCCACCGACCAAGTGTTTCAATTCCCGAGCAACTGTCTCAGACGGGTTATTTCCAAGTACTGCACAGACAACTCAACAGTGCCAAATATTGTTCACTACATCTGGTTTGGGAGCCTGTCCTTTGAGTTCATGCATTTTGTTAGTTTCTTGAGTGCATACAAGTATCAAAATCCCTGCATGATATTGTTTTTTCACGACATGCTACCATCTGGAATATGGTGGAATTTGCTGCGACAGACAGTTCCGAACTTTGTACTTGTAAGAGTAACCCCGCCTACCCATATCTCAgggagaaaaattaaatttatacaaCACAAGGCGGACATTTTTCGACTTCAAATTCTTAAAG AGTATGGCGGTATATACTTAGATACCGACCAATACATCTTACGGTCGCTAGATGAGTTCAGGAACAACGAATGCACGATGGGAGTGGCCCATGACGGATCGGTAGGTAGTGCGTTAATCATTGCAGCTAGAAATTCCAGATTCGTCCAAAAATGGATTGAGAGTTATCGTTCCTATGATCCAGAGAGCTGGGGAGGTAACTCTGTAACAATGGCAAAGAGACTTGCTGAGAAATTTCCTGATCTAGTTCGACTACATAGACATCATTGTATGTTCTTTCCCCATGGATTGGTTTTGTATAATCAAAACTACAAGTGGTCCCACAGTTATGCGattcatatttttaagacaGGACATtttgatatgttaaagagcATCAACTTTGATACTGTGCAAAAGCTAAATAATACAATCGGTGCTTTTTTCCGATATATTCTGTATGACGACAAAGAACTTTGTCGCACTTGA
- the LOC128191282 gene encoding uncharacterized protein LOC128191282, translating into MGGVWERAIGSARKILDSMLLQEGPKDLTHEVLVTLMAEVCAILNSRPIAAIDTDPSSPMVLSPNILLTQKQGEIGTISDHLSIKDMYSASWKHVQVLSDMFWKKWRATYLESLQRRRKWCSSKQNLKTGDIVLLREKDVHRNMWPLGIVERPIESNDRLVRKAVIRVVKDGKVTTYTRPIAEMVLLLE; encoded by the coding sequence ATGGGGGGTGTTTGGGAGCGGGCTATTGGCAGTGCTCGCAAGATCTTGGATTCTATGCTTCTTCAAGAAGGGCCTAAAGATCTGACACATGAGGTGCTAGTTACGCTTATGGCCGAAGTCTGTGCAATTCTCAACTCCCGCCCGATAGCGGCAATTGATACAGACCCATCGTCTCCTATGGTATTGAGTCCAAACATTTTACTGACCCAGAAGCAGGGAGAGATTGGAACAATCTCGGACCATTTGAGCATCAAAGATATGTACTCTGCAAGTTGGAAACATGTCCAGGTGTTATCTGATATGTTTTGGAAAAAGTGGCGTGCCACCTATTTGGAGAGCTTACAGAGGAGACGTAAGTGGTGTTCTAGCAAACAGAATCTGAAGACCGGAGACATTGTTTTGTTGCGCGAGAAAGATGTTCATAGGAATATGTGGCCATTGGGGATAGTCGAGCGCCCAATTGAGAGCAACGACAGATTGGTCCGAAAGGCTGTCATTCGTGTCGTCAAGGATGGAAAGGTGACGACCTACACCAGACCTATTGCGGAGATGGTACTTCTTCTGGAATag